From a single Paramisgurnus dabryanus chromosome 17, PD_genome_1.1, whole genome shotgun sequence genomic region:
- the zfyve28 gene encoding lateral signaling target protein 2 homolog isoform X1: MNRFRKWLYKPKRSDPQLLAQFYYADEELNQVATELDSLDGRKDPQRCTLLVNQFRSCQDNVLNIINQIMDECIPEDRANRDFCVKFPEEIRHDNLAGQLWFGAECLAAGSIIMNREIESMAMRPLAKDLTRSLEEVRNITRDQALRDLNNYTDRMKEALRQFDSLFAEFELSYVSAMVPVKSPKEYYIQQEVIVLFCETVERALKLEYLTQDMIDDYEPALMFTIPRLAIVCGLVIYSEGPLNLDRKPEDMSELFRPFRTLLRKIRDLLQTLTEEELMTLERSLCISQDGEFSAGPSVSSSKDPIISTGPECQLEILEKDEDELEAVDLTLSVTQEDDVIWKTDEVCKAQQEEPCESEEEEVEEEVATDADLACSMQYDEEEIEQLNMMVHQVGDEMSTLLSPPSQNQSPAHCPRQYKGNGLEGSSATSSTQASPRRVPGSYHDEDRVFFMDDLEVGGVVRDGEICRRQLPLPDVYLRSPENTTSAHLTDSSCNGWLTVCQPSDSTSLGCQHKLSQSVESLGPLVNGWEGSHEEVSVEAAEEIANRTGGMKLSATVIFNPHSPSLSDLAVVLPQSTDVSEHDDGGALVATQCLLNSCVCCAGGCVDNHEDAVAMETAGRGMMLGFDKHKLTITSSVIQSAVAAGSQGKGNGHLPLTLPPAQGHLTPPGGSQDCSQYPCCEKCLASTLLTQDRGGEGGPSCPHQDTGCWVQHNTTGKGISEGLGKQSKDDNKKSSSNSQESPLSSVPSSDVEAVSVTTCSLSSSYTPSPVGSLTTSSDISEDLDHQDIQVALHAAKLAAHNKIRSRFHSSSDLIHRLFVCISGVADQLQTNYASDLRSILKTLFEVMATKSEQGDNEKPKKGPCLGNAVLEDCALCQETISSSELAAKAREGQFEDPPEWVPDEACNSCIACKAPFTVIRRKHHCRSCGKIFCSRCSSHSAPLPRYGQMKPVRVCTHCYIFHVTPFYSDRTGI; this comes from the exons ATGAATCGTTTCCGAAAGTGGCTTTACAAGCCAAAG AGGTCAGATCCACAGTTGCTGGCCCAGTTCTACTATGCAGATGAAGAGCTGAACCAGGTGGCCACAGAGTTGGACAGTCTGGATGGCAGGAAGGACCCTCAGCGGTGTACTCTTCTGGTTAACCAGTTCCGCTCCTGCCAG GACAATGTGTTGAACATCATAAATCAGATTATGGATGAGTGCATACCTGAAGACCGGGCCAACAGAGACTTCTGTGTGAAGTTCCCAGAAGAAATCCGCCATGACAACCTTGCCGGGCAGCTGTGGTTTGGAGCAGAG TGTCTGGCAGCAGGATCAATCATCATGAATCGTGAAATCGAGAGCATGGCCATGCGGCCACTAGCCAAAGATCTCACCCGCAGTCTGGAGGAGGTACGTAACATCACCAGAGATCAAGCACTGCGCGATCTCAACAACTACACCGACCGCATGAAGGAAGCTCTCCGACAGTTCGACAGCCTTTTCGCTGAGTTTGAGCTCAG ctaTGTGTCAGCCATGGTGCCTGTGAAGTCTCCTAAAGAGTATTACATCCAGCAGGAGGTGATTGTACTCTTCTGTGAGACAGTTGAGAG GGCCCTGAAGCTTGAGTACCTCACACAGGACATGATTGACGACTATGAGCCAGCTCTCATGTTTACAATCCCTAGACTTGCCATTGTCTG TGGCCTTGTTATCTACTCTGAAGGGCCTCTTAACCTCGACCGCAAACCAGAGGACATGTCCGAACTCTTCCGTCCATTTCGCACTTTGCTGAGAAAAATAAG GGACCTGCTGCAGACCCTAACAGAAGAAGAGCTCATGACGCTGGAGCGCAGCCTCTGTATATCCCAGGATGGCGAGTTTTCCGCAGGGCCCAGCGTGTCATCATCCAAGGACCCAATCATTTCCACTGGCCCTGAGTGTCAGCTGGAGATACTAGAGAAAGATGAAGATGAGCTGGAGGCAGTGGACCTTACACTCTCTGTGACCCAGGAAGATGATGTCATATGGAAAACTGATGAAGTCTGTAAAGCCCAGCAGGAGGAACCATGCGAGAGTGAAGAAGAGGAGGTGGAGGAGGAGGTGGCTACAGATGCAGACTTGGCTTGCTCCATGCAGTATGATGAGGAAGAGATCGAGCAGCTCAATATGATGGTGCATCAAGTTGGGGACGAAATGTCCACATTGCTTTCACCTCCTAGTCAGAATCAGTCTCCAGCCCACTGCCCTCGACAATACAAAGGAAACGGTCTAGAAGGTTCAAGTGCGACCTCTAGCACTCAGGCATCTCCTCGGAGAGTCCCCGGCTCTTACCATGATGAAGATAGAGTTTTCTTTATGGACGACCTTGAGGTGGGGGGAGTTGTAAGAGATGGTGAGATTTGCCGAAGGCAGCTTCCCCTTCCTGACGTATACCTCAGATCCCCTGAAAATACCACATCCGCCCACTTGACTGACTCTTCCTGTAACGGTTGGTTGACAGTCTGTCAGCCAAGTGACAGCACCAGTTTGGGTTGCCAGCACAAACTGAGCCAATCTGTTGAATCTTTGGGCCCTCTGGTGAATGGTTGGGAAGGCTCGCATGAAGAGGTAAGCGTGGAGGCTGCTGAAGAGATCGCTAATCGCACTGGTGGAATGAAGCTGTCAGCCACTGTAATATTTAACCCTCATTCTCCAAGCTTATCTGACCTGGCTGTCGTCTTACCTCAGTCAACAGATGTTTCGGAGCATGACGATGGCGGGGCTTTAGTTGCCACTCAGTGCCTGCTTAACTCCTGCGTGTGCTGTGCTGGCGGATGCGTCGACAACCACGAGGACGCTGTTGCCATGGAGACAGCTGGGCGGGGAATGATGCTGGGATTTGATAAACACAAGCTTACCATCACAAGCTCTGTTATCCAATCGGCAGTAGCTGCTGGCAGCCAAGGAAAAGGAAATGGACATTTACCGCTCACCTTGCCCCCGGCCCAGGGCCACCTCACCCCTCCTGGGGGCAGTCAGGACTGTTCCCAATATCCCTGCTGCGAGAAATGTCTGGCAAGCACACTTCTGACTCAGGATAGAGGAGGAGAGGGGGGTCCTAGTTGTCCCCATCAGGACACCGGATGCTGGGTTCAACATAACACTACAGGCAAAGGGATATCAGAGGGTCTCGGAAAACAGTCCAAAGACGACAACAAAAAGAGCTCCag CAATTCTCAGGAGTCTCCCCTCAGTTCTGTCCCAAGCAGTGACGTTGAGGCTGTATCTGTTACTACATGCAGTTTGTCAAGTTCATACACACCCAG CCCTGTTGGTAGTCTGACCACCAGCTCGGACATATCTGAGGATCTGGACCATCAGGACATTCAGGTGGCTTTGCATGCTGCCAAACTCGCTGCTCACAACAAAATTCGCTCACGTTTCCATAGCAGTAGTGACCTCATCCACCGTCTTTTTGTCTGCATATCAG GTGTGGCCGATCAGTTGCAAACAAACTATGCGAGTGACCTGCGGAGCATCTTAAAGACGCTATTTGAGGTCATGGCAACAAAATCAGAGCAAGGTGACAACGAGAAGCCCAAGAAAG GTCCCTGTCTGGGCAACGCAGTTTTAGAAGACTGTGCTCTCTGTCAGGAAACCATCTCTTCATCAGAGCTCGCTGCCAAAGCCCGAGAGGGACAATTTGAAG ACCCTCCCGAGTGGGTACCAGATGAAGCCTGCAATTCCTGCATCGCTTGTAAGGCACCGTTTACCGTCATAAGAAGGAAACATCATTGCAGGAGCTGTGGAAAG ATCTTCTGTTCCCGATGCTCATCGCACTCAGCCCCGTTGCCTAGATACGGTCAAATGAAGCCGGTGAGAGTTTGTACTCACTGCTACATATTCCACGTAACGCCTTTCTACAGTGACAGGACTGGTATCTGA
- the zfyve28 gene encoding lateral signaling target protein 2 homolog isoform X2, with amino-acid sequence MNRFRKWLYKPKRSDPQLLAQFYYADEELNQVATELDSLDGRKDPQRCTLLVNQFRSCQDNVLNIINQIMDECIPEDRANRDFCVKFPEEIRHDNLAGQLWFGAECLAAGSIIMNREIESMAMRPLAKDLTRSLEEVRNITRDQALRDLNNYTDRMKEALRQFDSLFAEFELSYVSAMVPVKSPKEYYIQQEVIVLFCETVERALKLEYLTQDMIDDYEPALMFTIPRLAIVCGLVIYSEGPLNLDRKPEDMSELFRPFRTLLRKIRDLLQTLTEEELMTLERSLCISQDGEFSAGPSVSSSKDPIISTGPECQLEILEKDEDELEAVDLTLSVTQEDDVIWKTDEVCKAQQEEPCESEEEEVEEEVATDADLACSMQYDEEEIEQLNMMVHQVGDEMSTLLSPPSQNQSPAHCPRQYKGNGLEGSSATSSTQASPRRVPGSYHDEDRVFFMDDLEVGGVVRDGEICRRQLPLPDVYLRSPENTTSAHLTDSSCNGWLTVCQPSDSTSLGCQHKLSQSVESLGPLVNGWEGSHEEVSVEAAEEIANRTGGMKLSATVIFNPHSPSLSDLAVVLPQSTDVSEHDDGGALVATQCLLNSCVCCAGGCVDNHEDAVAMETAGRGMMLGFDKHKLTITSSVIQSAVAAGSQGKGNGHLPLTLPPAQGHLTPPGGSQDCSQYPCCEKCLASTLLTQDRGGEGGPSCPHQDTGCWVQHNTTGKGISEGLGKQSKDDNKKSSSPVGSLTTSSDISEDLDHQDIQVALHAAKLAAHNKIRSRFHSSSDLIHRLFVCISGVADQLQTNYASDLRSILKTLFEVMATKSEQGDNEKPKKGPCLGNAVLEDCALCQETISSSELAAKAREGQFEDPPEWVPDEACNSCIACKAPFTVIRRKHHCRSCGKIFCSRCSSHSAPLPRYGQMKPVRVCTHCYIFHVTPFYSDRTGI; translated from the exons ATGAATCGTTTCCGAAAGTGGCTTTACAAGCCAAAG AGGTCAGATCCACAGTTGCTGGCCCAGTTCTACTATGCAGATGAAGAGCTGAACCAGGTGGCCACAGAGTTGGACAGTCTGGATGGCAGGAAGGACCCTCAGCGGTGTACTCTTCTGGTTAACCAGTTCCGCTCCTGCCAG GACAATGTGTTGAACATCATAAATCAGATTATGGATGAGTGCATACCTGAAGACCGGGCCAACAGAGACTTCTGTGTGAAGTTCCCAGAAGAAATCCGCCATGACAACCTTGCCGGGCAGCTGTGGTTTGGAGCAGAG TGTCTGGCAGCAGGATCAATCATCATGAATCGTGAAATCGAGAGCATGGCCATGCGGCCACTAGCCAAAGATCTCACCCGCAGTCTGGAGGAGGTACGTAACATCACCAGAGATCAAGCACTGCGCGATCTCAACAACTACACCGACCGCATGAAGGAAGCTCTCCGACAGTTCGACAGCCTTTTCGCTGAGTTTGAGCTCAG ctaTGTGTCAGCCATGGTGCCTGTGAAGTCTCCTAAAGAGTATTACATCCAGCAGGAGGTGATTGTACTCTTCTGTGAGACAGTTGAGAG GGCCCTGAAGCTTGAGTACCTCACACAGGACATGATTGACGACTATGAGCCAGCTCTCATGTTTACAATCCCTAGACTTGCCATTGTCTG TGGCCTTGTTATCTACTCTGAAGGGCCTCTTAACCTCGACCGCAAACCAGAGGACATGTCCGAACTCTTCCGTCCATTTCGCACTTTGCTGAGAAAAATAAG GGACCTGCTGCAGACCCTAACAGAAGAAGAGCTCATGACGCTGGAGCGCAGCCTCTGTATATCCCAGGATGGCGAGTTTTCCGCAGGGCCCAGCGTGTCATCATCCAAGGACCCAATCATTTCCACTGGCCCTGAGTGTCAGCTGGAGATACTAGAGAAAGATGAAGATGAGCTGGAGGCAGTGGACCTTACACTCTCTGTGACCCAGGAAGATGATGTCATATGGAAAACTGATGAAGTCTGTAAAGCCCAGCAGGAGGAACCATGCGAGAGTGAAGAAGAGGAGGTGGAGGAGGAGGTGGCTACAGATGCAGACTTGGCTTGCTCCATGCAGTATGATGAGGAAGAGATCGAGCAGCTCAATATGATGGTGCATCAAGTTGGGGACGAAATGTCCACATTGCTTTCACCTCCTAGTCAGAATCAGTCTCCAGCCCACTGCCCTCGACAATACAAAGGAAACGGTCTAGAAGGTTCAAGTGCGACCTCTAGCACTCAGGCATCTCCTCGGAGAGTCCCCGGCTCTTACCATGATGAAGATAGAGTTTTCTTTATGGACGACCTTGAGGTGGGGGGAGTTGTAAGAGATGGTGAGATTTGCCGAAGGCAGCTTCCCCTTCCTGACGTATACCTCAGATCCCCTGAAAATACCACATCCGCCCACTTGACTGACTCTTCCTGTAACGGTTGGTTGACAGTCTGTCAGCCAAGTGACAGCACCAGTTTGGGTTGCCAGCACAAACTGAGCCAATCTGTTGAATCTTTGGGCCCTCTGGTGAATGGTTGGGAAGGCTCGCATGAAGAGGTAAGCGTGGAGGCTGCTGAAGAGATCGCTAATCGCACTGGTGGAATGAAGCTGTCAGCCACTGTAATATTTAACCCTCATTCTCCAAGCTTATCTGACCTGGCTGTCGTCTTACCTCAGTCAACAGATGTTTCGGAGCATGACGATGGCGGGGCTTTAGTTGCCACTCAGTGCCTGCTTAACTCCTGCGTGTGCTGTGCTGGCGGATGCGTCGACAACCACGAGGACGCTGTTGCCATGGAGACAGCTGGGCGGGGAATGATGCTGGGATTTGATAAACACAAGCTTACCATCACAAGCTCTGTTATCCAATCGGCAGTAGCTGCTGGCAGCCAAGGAAAAGGAAATGGACATTTACCGCTCACCTTGCCCCCGGCCCAGGGCCACCTCACCCCTCCTGGGGGCAGTCAGGACTGTTCCCAATATCCCTGCTGCGAGAAATGTCTGGCAAGCACACTTCTGACTCAGGATAGAGGAGGAGAGGGGGGTCCTAGTTGTCCCCATCAGGACACCGGATGCTGGGTTCAACATAACACTACAGGCAAAGGGATATCAGAGGGTCTCGGAAAACAGTCCAAAGACGACAACAAAAAGAGCTCCag CCCTGTTGGTAGTCTGACCACCAGCTCGGACATATCTGAGGATCTGGACCATCAGGACATTCAGGTGGCTTTGCATGCTGCCAAACTCGCTGCTCACAACAAAATTCGCTCACGTTTCCATAGCAGTAGTGACCTCATCCACCGTCTTTTTGTCTGCATATCAG GTGTGGCCGATCAGTTGCAAACAAACTATGCGAGTGACCTGCGGAGCATCTTAAAGACGCTATTTGAGGTCATGGCAACAAAATCAGAGCAAGGTGACAACGAGAAGCCCAAGAAAG GTCCCTGTCTGGGCAACGCAGTTTTAGAAGACTGTGCTCTCTGTCAGGAAACCATCTCTTCATCAGAGCTCGCTGCCAAAGCCCGAGAGGGACAATTTGAAG ACCCTCCCGAGTGGGTACCAGATGAAGCCTGCAATTCCTGCATCGCTTGTAAGGCACCGTTTACCGTCATAAGAAGGAAACATCATTGCAGGAGCTGTGGAAAG ATCTTCTGTTCCCGATGCTCATCGCACTCAGCCCCGTTGCCTAGATACGGTCAAATGAAGCCGGTGAGAGTTTGTACTCACTGCTACATATTCCACGTAACGCCTTTCTACAGTGACAGGACTGGTATCTGA